The DNA segment GGCATCCGTCATGGGGTTCGACCGTTCGTCGTCGCCCCACCCGACGGGCTCGTCCACGGTCGCGACGGCGTTGCCGAACGCACGCGCGAGGACCTCGTCGAGGCCGGCCCGCGCCGCGGGCGCGAGGGTGTAGCTGTAGGGGATGACGCGCACGCGCGTCGCCTCGCCGACCCATCCGGCGATCAGGCGGCGGAAGTACGGCTCGTCGAGCGGCAACCGCACGCGGCGGGCGCGGCGCCGCTCGAGCAGCGCTGCGGCGAGGGCGAGCACGAGTCGCGGCGCGATGACGACGACCGCGACGGTTCCGGCCATGAGGTGCATCCAGGTCGCGGCGTTCTCGCTGCCGGGCGCGCGGATCGCCTCGATCGCGGCGACGTCGGGCACCGGGATGCCCGTGATCCACGAGCCGGGCGCGAGCGTCACGGCGAGCAGCGCGCGCACCTGCTCGGCGCCGAGGAACGTGCTCTCCCACGACGCGCGGTACTCGAACACGAGGCCGCGCAGGTAGAGCCCGGCGATCACGCCGAGCGCGGTCGCGGCTGCTGCGAGGTGCAGCACGCGCGCAGCGCGCGCGGAGTAGAGAGGTGCGGCGACGCGCGCCCATTCGCGGGGAAGCCCGGCGAGCACGGTGCGGCGGGCGGCGGTCGCGGCATCCGCCGGCCCGCCGTGCAGCGGCGCGCGCACCGATGCGACCCTGATCAGCAGCGACCGCGCCGGGCCGGGGGCGCCGCGGCCGAGGACCAGTGGGCGGGCGAGCAGCCAGAGGTAGACGACCAGGTTCCACGCGACGAGCGCGAACACGGGCGGCGCGAGCAGGTTGATGCTCGATCCGCCGCCGATCCGATCGATGAGCATGCCGAGGGCGAATGCGGCGAGCACCGTGACGACGCCCACCCAGGGGCGCCAGCGGATGCCTCGCACCGTGCGCGTCACGGCCGGCTGCCGGGTTCCGATGCGTTCGAGCACGAGTCCGGCACGCCGGGCGAGGAACTCGTCGGCGCTCGCACGCTCGCCCACGATCGCGGCGGCGGCGCGGTTCGCCCAGTCGCGGTCCGCGTCGGACCACAGCACGCGGTCGCCGTCGGCGGTCTCGACGGCGCGCGCCGCGGTGACGTCGAGGGCGGCCGACTCGTCCATACACGGGGAGTCTATGTCGGGCCGGGCCGGTGCGGGCGGGCCGGTGCGGGCGAGCCGGTTCGCCGGCGGTGCCGCGGCGCGGCCGGGTCCCGGGCGCTGCGGCGCCCCGGTTCTCAGACGGCGCGGCGCCCCGTTCCTCAGGCGGCGGGGCCGCGCCGGTTCGCGCCGGTGCGGCCACGCCGATTCGCACTCGGTCGGGGAGTGCCAACGCCGATCGCGGTGCGAAGCACCCCAGCGCTCCGGCACTCCGGTACCAGTGATTCGGCACCTCGGCACCGGGTCTCCGGTCCCCCCGCCACTTCGGTACTGGCCCTCCGGTCCCCCGCCACTTCGGCACCAGCCCTCCGGTCCCGGCACTTCGGCACCAGCCCTCCGGTCCCGGCACTTCGGCACCGGCCCTCCGGTCCCGGCACTTCGGCACCGGCGCCACGGTACTTCGGTACCGGGTCGACCAGGGGAACGCTCCCGTTGACGCCGCTCCGCACCCCGAGGAGGCTGGGCCCATGGCCGATTCCACTCCTGCGAACTGGACCCGCGTCGACGACTACCTCGCGGCGACGCTCCTCGACGATGACCCCGCCCTGACCGCCGCTCGGCGTGATTCCGCGGCGGCGGGCCTCCCACCGATCGAGGTCACCGCCCTCGGCGGGAAGTTCCTGCACCTGCTCGCCCGCATGACGGGGGCCCGACGCGTGCTCGAGATCGGCACGCTCGGCGGGTTCTCGACGATCTGGCTGGCCCGCGGCATCCGCTCGGACGGGCTCGTCGTGACCCTCGAACTCGAACAGCGGCACGCCGACGTCGCCCGCGCCAACCTCGAGCGAGCTGAGGTCTCGGAGCGCGTCGAGATCCTCGTCGGGCGCGCCGCCGACACCCTGCCGCAGCTCGCCGAGCGACTCGCGGAGCGCGGCGAGGCGCCCTTCGACCTCGTCTTCATCGACGCCGACAAGGAGTCGAACGCGACCTACCTCGACTGGGCGATCCGGCTCGGGCGCCCGGGAACCGTCATCGTCGTCGACAACATCGGTCGTGCGGGCGACGTCGCCGACCCCGGCAGCGACGACCCGATGGTGGTCGGCACGCAGCGCGGGCTCGAGCTGCTGGGCAGCGACCCCCGCGTGGATGCCACGGCGCTGCAGACCGTCGGCGCGAAGGGCTGGGACGGGTTCGCGATCGGGCTCGTGCGGTAGCCGGGGACCGGCCGGACCCTTCTACGAGTTCGAAGTTCCGCTCGTCTCATTCCCCCTCGCCGCTGGCGCCGCGGCTCGGTACCCTGAGCGCGCAACCGATACCCGGAGGGTGGTGGGTTCCATGAATGCGACGCAGCGCTGGAACGTCACCGTCGAGATCGACGAGGAAGAGAACACCACGACGGCTCGGGCAACCGTGCGAACACCGGCCGGTCACGACGTGACCGGCGTCGGCAAGGCGGACCGCAACCCGCTCGACCCGAACGTGCCCGCGATCGGCGACGAGCTCGCGGTCGCGCGCGCGCTGCGCAATCTCGCCGAGCGGCTGCTGCACACGACCGAGAAGGGCATCTCAGGCATCACCGGCGAACCCGCGCACGTGCACCGCTAGCGCCAGACGCTTGTGGCGAGCCGGGACTGGCCCGGCACGCACGGGTTCGGATGGCCGGGCACCGGCTCGATACCAGCCGGGCACAGGCCCGAAACAGCCCGGTCCGACCCACGCCCGGCCCAGGCCGGTCCGGCTACCAGAAGAACCCGCGCTCCATCGTGATGTCGACCGCGTCGCCGTCGACGGTCACCTGTCCGGCTGCCGTAAACTCCTCGGCCGTGGTCCGCTCGGCCTGCGAACCGAACCCGGAACTGGTGTAGGTCGCCGTCGCCTCGCCGCCGCGAGCACGGTACCCGAGCCCGTCCTCGTCGATCTCGATAGTCGGATACTCGACGATCTCCCACGCCACCGGGGTGTCGCTCGGATAGACGAAGACGCTGAACGGGCACCCGTCGGGTCGAGCCTCGGTTCGTGACGCGCACGCGTCGATCTGCGCAGTGAGTTCCTCCTGAACAGCGTCCCGCAGCGCCTCGGTCGGCGCGTACTCGACCTGCACGTACGCGACGTCCACCCCGCTCGGGACGACCGCCAGACGGGCCGGCTCCGCCTCGGAGAACGGGGACGAGGTCGGCGCCACCTCGTAGATTCCGGGATACAGCACCACCGTGCCCTCGGCCGCGCCAAACTGCGCATCGACGAGCGGCACGTCGAGCCCGGCGACCTGCGCGCCGCCCATCCCGTTCACGCCCACGACCGCCTCGGTCGCCAGCGAGGTGGTGATCCGCCACCGGTCGAGCACGAGCCACTCATTGTCGAGCTGCTCGACTCGGAGGGTGGCGCTCTGGTCGACTCCGTCGAGCTTGAACGTCGCCTCCACGAAGCGATCCCCCGCACCCCTATCGGCGCCGTACGCACTCGCACCCCCGTCGGCGCCGTAAGCACCGGCGGCACCGCCCGCTGCGACCAGGCGTGCGTCGACGTCCGAGATCCGATCCGTCGCGCTCATCAGCACGTCGTCGGTGAGGAACTCTCGATCAGCGTTCGGCACGTTCGGATCGACGAGCGCATTCGCCGCCTCCGCCCGGCCCGCGGCGATATGGCCGACGTACTCGGTGACGATCGCCTCGGGGCTCCGAACGGTGGCGTTGACGACCGAAACCGTGATCGCACTCGCAACGCCGATGAGAACGAGTCCGCCGACGCCGGCCGCGGCCACGATGACGCGCTTCTTCGCCTCCGGACTCAGCGGTCGGGGTGCGTCGAGATCGTCGCGGGCTTCCGCGCCGACGGCGTCCGCGGCGTCGCCGCCCACATCGATGGCATCCGCACCCACGGCGTCCGCGCCCTCGACGCCCGCTTCCGCACCGCCCACGTCGATCGGGGACGACCCGTCAGCCCACGTCTTCGCTGCGCGCCGACCCGCGATCACGGAGAGCACGCGGGGAGAGACCCGGAAGATCAGTGCGGGGAGTGTCTGGGCGCCCA comes from the Agromyces marinus genome and includes:
- a CDS encoding DUF2868 domain-containing protein, giving the protein MDESAALDVTAARAVETADGDRVLWSDADRDWANRAAAAIVGERASADEFLARRAGLVLERIGTRQPAVTRTVRGIRWRPWVGVVTVLAAFALGMLIDRIGGGSSINLLAPPVFALVAWNLVVYLWLLARPLVLGRGAPGPARSLLIRVASVRAPLHGGPADAATAARRTVLAGLPREWARVAAPLYSARAARVLHLAAAATALGVIAGLYLRGLVFEYRASWESTFLGAEQVRALLAVTLAPGSWITGIPVPDVAAIEAIRAPGSENAATWMHLMAGTVAVVVIAPRLVLALAAALLERRRARRVRLPLDEPYFRRLIAGWVGEATRVRVIPYSYTLAPAARAGLDEVLARAFGNAVATVDEPVGWGDDERSNPMTDAAPGTPDIRLALFSLTATPEEDAHGAFLSGLGPGPALVDESAFLARWGDDPQRRETRRAAWRELVEAHGGTPVFVDLAEPDLPAAGAQLADAASARASGDAGDARGR
- a CDS encoding O-methyltransferase; translated protein: MADSTPANWTRVDDYLAATLLDDDPALTAARRDSAAAGLPPIEVTALGGKFLHLLARMTGARRVLEIGTLGGFSTIWLARGIRSDGLVVTLELEQRHADVARANLERAEVSERVEILVGRAADTLPQLAERLAERGEAPFDLVFIDADKESNATYLDWAIRLGRPGTVIVVDNIGRAGDVADPGSDDPMVVGTQRGLELLGSDPRVDATALQTVGAKGWDGFAIGLVR
- a CDS encoding DUF1876 domain-containing protein, which produces MNATQRWNVTVEIDEEENTTTARATVRTPAGHDVTGVGKADRNPLDPNVPAIGDELAVARALRNLAERLLHTTEKGISGITGEPAHVHR